Genomic segment of Panicum virgatum strain AP13 unplaced genomic scaffold, P.virgatum_v5 scaffold_5572, whole genome shotgun sequence:
AGGGGGAGTACCAGCTCTGCAATGGCTACGGCACCGACAAGGCCACACCCGTGCTCAGGGTAAGCTACGCTATGCACTTCATATACGTCCACTGCCCTTTCCCgaggccccacccgtcagtaGGCAGGCCGAGGGCGAGCTgccgctgacaggtggggcccactcgtcgtctgctgactggctggtgtTCCTACGAGTACACGAAACACTGATCGACTCAGACTCGGACAGAGTAGAGCGATCCTGTATTCCCGGATGAATCCACTACGCTTTGGTGAAAGGTCGTTGCCTCGTTGGGATGGGTGAGGCTGCTAGGGTGATAATGGATTGTGATCCTAATAGTCTCTTCATAATTCAGCGTGGCTTTTTCTAAATCCGACTCTTAAATTATCTAGACTGATtttttcttaatgaaaaatgtgCTTAGACACGGTCGGAAAAAAATTATCTAGACTAAATTTTAAATCCCTTTACCACACCTACGTTTGTCTCGATCTCTTGTCTCGTTCCATCTGGTGGTGTCTGTCTCAATCGGGAGATGGGGACAAAAGGATTTCGGCAAGCGCTGCATTGACTGGTCAGTTTGGCTTTGGGGTTTGGAAGCAAGCAAAACACCCAGCATGTGACTCTGTTTGGCGTGCGAGCAATCACATGTGTTTGCCATGTAGCTCAACTTTTTTTTCTGTGCCTGAAATAGCAGCATTTTGGTTGCATTATTAGGCGTTCTAGACCACACATAAAGCAGTAGATTAATTTATACAGCTGACATGTTAAGAGCATTTTTTTAGAGTCAAATTTGAGTAAGTTTTTAGCTGTGGCTAGTTGCTTCAAATTTCAATCTTGGATCCTATGAAAATTTTGGTTGATCTTAAAGGGCAGATGTGGTTCAGATTCTGAACCTACATGCATGTGTTGGCAGGACCACTGGAACACCTACATAGTTGAGGACGATTTCAAGTTCATCGCGTCGAGCGGCCTGACAGCAGTGAGGATTCCAGTAGGGTGGTGGATCGCTAGCGACCCCGACCCTCCGGCTCCGTATGTTGGAGGCTCCCTGCAAGCCCTGGACAACGCCTTCAAATGGGCAGAGTAAGCCTTTAAATGGCCTTCAATTGTTCAGTTTATTCGTATTTGAAAAAGAAAGTGTTCAGATCATGCATGATGGGTTCTTCCTCTCTGCTTGGACAGGAAGTACAAGCTGGGCGTCATCATCGACCTGCACGCAGCTCCCGGGTCCCAGAACCCCTGGGAGCACAGCTCCTCCAGAGACGGTACGCAGGAGTGGGGAACAACCGACGCCAACATCGCACAGACCGTGCAAGTCATCGAATTCCTCGCATCCAGGTCACAATTCACTTGTGCATTCCATCTGAATTTCAGAGAAAAACAGAGCAAAATCGCAGCGAAACTGAATCTTTCGTTTTTGTTTCCTCTGCAATTCTGCACGCAGGTACGCGACGAGCCCGAGCCTGTTCGCGGTGGAGCTGATGAACGAGCCGCTGGCGCCCCGGGCGACGCTGGACAGCCTGACCAGGTACTACCGCGACGGCTACGACGCCGTGAGGAGgcactcgccggcggcgtacgtGGTGATGTCGAACCGGCTGTCGTCGGGGAACGCGACGGAGCTCCTCCAGTTCGCCGGCGGGCTCCGGGGGGCGGTCATCGACGTGCACTACTACACCATGTTCAACAGCATGTTCAGCAACTTCACCGTGCAGCAGAACATCGACTTCGTCAGGACCAacttctccggcgagctcgccgccatcACCACCCAGAACGGGCTGCTCACCTTCGTAGGTAAGCGAGGAGCACCTCCGGATCCTTCTACCTAGTaccacttttttttttaaaaaaaagtacgAAAAGATTGTTGGGGGAGCTGGCTTCTTGTTCTCTGTGAAATTCATTCGCTTTGTTTGGTAAATTAAGGAGAATGGGTTGCAGAGTGGAAGGTGCCGAACGCGACCAAGGAAGAGTACCAGAAGTATGCGGCGGCGCAGATGAGTGTGTACGGGCAGGCCACGTTTGGATGGTCCTACTGGACTGTCAAGAACGCCAACAACCACTGGGATCTGGAGTGGATGATCAAAAATGGATACATCTCGTTGAAAGGCTAGGGCTGAAACCAATGCTAGGAAAGTGATGATTGATCTATAAGTAAGTGTGAAGGGGAGTCAGTTCGTGTTAGATTGGGGAGTCCCGTCCCTGTTGACATCAGAACAGCTGAACAGGCTTGGATGGTTTGGAGGGCAAAAGTTCAGTGCCCATGGCTTTGTAAAATTGATACCATGATAGGAttattgtcggtaccccaggactggggtaccccctcttgctgtgactaggcaagagcctcagtagtcatccttgactacaaccaaacagccgggccccagcagtccgaagtcctgtcctcccgacaaaggtccggacctgttccacggccggggaaggtctgggaacgccacgtgacccaggaaaaacaggcgctcaagcgcaagcagccagggctccggacctcccaaggaatccggacccccgcggggtcccggacccctcatagggtcctggatagcaaccggacccctctccaagggaaagtttggacgccccgcctcagggtggtccggggccgacacgtgtatgaggcccttggtttccatattgaggtccacctaccttcgcatttattgcggtaggtggacgtccactttgatatagtggaagccgaggcgtttgactgaccagggggcactattgatcgcgtattaccaaggcagtggagccgatggcgccgcccatgccgcgtctgccagtctgccgtagcAGTCGGATATGACGGCTCGGCtacacccattatgacgct
This window contains:
- the LOC120694405 gene encoding probable glucan 1,3-beta-glucosidase A isoform X1 gives rise to the protein MGCRGGVGLPLLVRRLCFAVLLCAPCLCSLSVAKRTPRPAVKPPPPPPPSQVPAPAPAYPALPVRAVCLGGWLVTEGWILPPLFSGIPNKDLLDGTQVQFKSALRKTYITADQGGGGAVLANRTQASDWETFKLWRINETTFNFRTPGGEFVGIGASDGIIVATATAPTLPETFQIVRCPFDKDRVRIKAANGYFVQAIATGEVIADYGEPTRWSDWDASVFLMTKVGQQLQGEYQLCNGYGTDKATPVLRDHWNTYIVEDDFKFIASSGLTAVRIPVGWWIASDPDPPAPYVGGSLQALDNAFKWAEKYKLGVIIDLHAAPGSQNPWEHSSSRDGTQEWGTTDANIAQTVQVIEFLASRYATSPSLFAVELMNEPLAPRATLDSLTRYYRDGYDAVRRHSPAAYVVMSNRLSSGNATELLQFAGGLRGAVIDVHYYTMFNSMFSNFTVQQNIDFVRTNFSGELAAITTQNGLLTFVGEWVAEWKVPNATKEEYQKYAAAQMSVYGQATFGWSYWTVKNANNHWDLEWMIKNGYISLKG
- the LOC120694405 gene encoding probable glucan 1,3-beta-glucosidase A isoform X3, which translates into the protein MPLLPLRCQEDAAARGEATATATAVAGPGAGAGVPGSPRPGGVPGRVARHRGMDPAAPLQRHPQQGPLGRDAGAVQVGAAEDVHHRRPGRRRRRVGQPDAGLRLGDVQAVADQRDDVQLPDARRRVRGHRRQRRHHRRHRHRADAAGDVPDRALPLRQGQGPDQGGKRILRPGDRYRRGDSGLRRAHAVVGLGRLGLPHDQGRPAAAGGVPALQWLRHRQGHTRAQDSEPTCMCWQDHWNTYIVEDDFKFIASSGLTAVRIPVGWWIASDPDPPAPYVGGSLQALDNAFKWAEKYKLGVIIDLHAAPGSQNPWEHSSSRDGTQEWGTTDANIAQTVQVIEFLASRYATSPSLFAVELMNEPLAPRATLDSLTRYYRDGYDAVRRHSPAAYVVMSNRLSSGNATELLQFAGGLRGAVIDVHYYTMFNSMFSNFTVQQNIDFVRTNFSGELAAITTQNGLLTFVGEWVAEWKVPNATKEEYQKYAAAQMSVYGQATFGWSYWTVKNANNHWDLEWMIKNGYISLKG
- the LOC120694405 gene encoding probable glucan 1,3-beta-glucosidase A isoform X2 — its product is MGCRGGVGLPLLVRRLCFAVLLCAPCLCSLSVAKRTPRPAVKPPPPPPPSQVPAPAPAYPALPVRAVCLGGWLVTEGWILPPLFSGIPNKDLLDGTQVQFKSALRKTYITADQGGGGAVLANRTQASDWETFKLWRINETTFNFRTPGGEFVGIGASDGIIVATATAPTLPETFQIVRCPFDKDRVRIKAANGYFVQAIATGEVIADYGEPTRWSDWDASVFLMTKVGQQLQGEYQLCNGYGTDKATPVLRDHWNTYIVEDDFKFIASSGLTAVRIPVGWWIASDPDPPAPYVGGSLQALDNAFKWAEKYKLGVIIDLHAAPGSQNPWEHSSSRDGTQEWGTTDANIAQTVQVIEFLASRYATSPSLFAVELMNEPLAPRATLDSLTRYYRDGYDAVRRHSPAAYVVMSNRLSSGNATELLQFAGGLRGAVIDVHYYTMFNSMFSNFTVQQNIDFVRTNFSGELAAITTQNGLLTFVEWKVPNATKEEYQKYAAAQMSVYGQATFGWSYWTVKNANNHWDLEWMIKNGYISLKG